The DNA region GGACGATAGGCGTTGCAAAATCAGGAATGTAGCTCCGGATCTTATTAGAGAATGTATGGATAGGACTTGGTCGTCACTCAATGATGATCAATGGCAATGATAACCTTAAACATCAATTAACAATGAATTATATTAAATATTTTTTAGCGATGGCATGTGGTGGAATGGCTATCACCCAAGGGGATGTCCATGGTTTTAATATGATCTTTGAATCTAATAAAAATTGGGATAATTTTCTAAATGATGAACAATCTGGAAGCAGTGACTCCAATGAATGGGAAATTGATCTAGAGATGGCTAGCTTTCGAGAAAGAGTTGGGCAGGCCAGTCCGGATGAGGTTATCCATATGATTTCTGAATTCATGGGTTCTGCTAATGGTTTATATCTTTCAAATATAATTTTCTTCATGAATCCCGAAGACATTACGACGATTATCAATGCATTTAATGATAATCAGATCATCGATATCATGCATTTTATATTTTATTTCGGAGAACCTATTGCTATCCAGCGGTTGATTATGATTTTGGTTTATGGCGATAGGTGGTCGGCCATTAAAGATATTATTAGCAGGCATCCATCCTATCTAGATAATTTATTCCGGGAGCATATGGAGTGTGCCATGAATGTGGTTGATTTTAGAGAAGAGGAAGGATCTGTGTCCGGAGATGATACAGTTGATTCAGAGGATTAATCTACTCAATCTTAATAAAAATAAATTCAATCGAAACGGAACATTGGCGAAGCCAGAGGCAATTCTCAGTCTGCATATTTTTTAGCAAAATGTTAAAAAAGATAAAATTTACAATGATTTTACTTGCATCGATTTTGTTATATAAATTATGAATTGAAAATATGCTAGATGAGGGTAGGGCTGCTTTAATATATTTAGCTATGGCGTTTATGACCAAAACAAAATATTATTACTGATTGTTTTGCGTAGTATTTTTTTGCTGGTTATTATATTATAAGCTTTATAATATGATTATGGATAGGATTGCAAAAATATGTATATCGTTGGCTTTGCCTATGGCCTTTGGGATTGAGCAATTGAATGCAGGGGGTGAGATTGTCAATGATTCTAAGAATGTTTCCAGGCACATTTTCAAAAGAGGTAATAAAAAAACCTGTGGCCAAAATAAAAATCGTGATTTTTATAGAGTTGTACCAATGAAAAATGGGTTTGATTCAAAAGTCGTCGATGATGAATCTGAGCCAAAAGATGAATATTGTAGGCCACTGAATATGATAGCATTGCGAAGAAAAGTGGAAAAATCATCAAAGGAAGATGTGGTGGCTATGATTCGCAAATTCCTAAGTTGTGGTGATTCGTTATCATTGAAATGGGTGGTTTCTTCGATGATTTATCCAGATAGCCTTGAAATCATCGCTGCTTTAACCAAGAGGGAAGTGATTAGATTATTAGAATTGCTAATTAGCTTTCAAAATAAAGCCTGTGCTCCTCGAATAGTTCTTCATTTGGAAGAAAATAATCAATTGAAAAAAGTAAGGAGAATGGCCAGAAATAAAAAAATTGGCAACCCTGTGGTGTATGAATATATCCGTAAACTCACGAATATGTTGTTATAATGGATTTGTAAAAATTTTGATAAAAAGACTGCTGCCATTGAAAAGGTGCAGCAGTCTTGATTTTATCTATGAATACAATTATTGATTATGCAATTGTTATGGATTCTTCTAAATATACGTCCTGGATTGTATTGAGCAATTCAACTCCGTCGCGCATGGGACGCTGAAATGCTTTTCTCCCACAGATTAAACCAGAGCCACCGGCTCTTTTATTTATTATTGCTGTCATAACAGCCTCATTAAAATCATTTTGACCAGAGGCACCGCCGGAGTTTATCAGTCCAATCTTACCCATATAACAATTGGCAACCTGATAGCGGGTTAAGTCTATGGGATTATCGCTGGTCAATTTATCGTATACGTCATCATGGGTTTTTCCAAATTTCAAGATTTTAAATCCTCCATTATTGGTCGGAAGTTTTTGTTTTATTATATCAGCCTCAATGGTTACGCCCAAATGATTAGCCTGGCCGGTCAAATCTGCTGAAGTGTGATAGTCATTGTCTTTGGTAGAAAAGGCGGAATTCCTTAGATAGCACCATAGAATTGTGGCTAGGCCATGCTCATGGGCATGTTCGAAGGCTTTGGTGGTTTCTTGGATTTGCCTGGTGGCTTCATTCGAGCCAAAGTATATGGTAGCTCCTACGGCAGTGGCTCCCATATTATAAGCCTGATCAATGCTGGCAAAATATATTTGATCATGTTTGTTAGGATAGGTCAGTAGTTCGTTATGATTAAGTTTTACGACAAACGGGATTTTATGGGCGTATTTTCTGCTCAATAATCCTAGGACTCCCAGGGTGGATGCCACGGCATTGCAACCGCCTTCGATGGCTAATTTGACTATATTCTCTGGGTCAAAATACAGAGGATTTGGTGCAAAACTTGCTCCAGCCGAATGTTCTATGCCTTGATCCACCGGAAGAATGGAAGTATAACCAGTCCCGGCTAGTCTTCCGGAATTTAAAATTCTAGCCAGATTGTTTAAAACTATGGTAGATCGATCTGAATGAACAAGAATTCTATCAATATAATCCGGCCCAGGCAGATGTAGGTCGGATTTTTTGATAGTTTTGCATGTGTGCTCAACTAATTTTTGTTTATCGCCATCTATAAAATCTTTAATATGCCTGTTCATGGGACTATGGTATTCGCAAAGTGATGTCCTGGCAATAAGAAAATATCATTGAAATTTTTTACATTTTATTTCTTTTCATTTTTAGCAAGATTTGCCTGGGCTGCAGCAATCCTGGCAATGGGCACTCGATTTGGCGAACAGCTGGTATAGGCCAGGCCGATGTGATGCCAAAATGCGATGGATGCTGGATCTCCACCATGTTCTCCACAGATACCAATTTTAATATTAGGTCTGGTGACTCGGCCCCGCTCACAGGCAATCTGGACTAATTGACCAACTCCTTCGGTGTCTATCGAAGCGAAGGGATTTACTTTTACGATTTCCTGTTCGATATATCCTGGTAAAAATGTGCCGGAATCATCACGACTCATCCCCAAAGCAGTCTGTGTCAAATCATTGGTACCAAAGCTAAAAAATTCAGCTGTTTCGGCTATTTTATTGGCAAGAAGCGCTGCTCGTGGTAGCTCTATCATTGTGCCTACGGTATATTTTATTTCCAGGCCAGTTTTTTGCATCACCGTTTTGGCGGCCTGATGAATTAGTATTACCTGGGAATCGAGTTCTTCTTTATAGGCGACCAACGGAACCATTATCTCAGGATTTACGAAATTACCTTCTTTGATGACATTTGAAGCGGCTTCGAAGATGGCCGTTGCCTGCATGGTCGTTATTTCCGGGTAGGTTACTCCTAGGCGACATCCTCGGTGGCCAAGCATGGGATTCAGTTCATGTAAAGCTTGGACTCGGCTCCGAACTTTTTCTTCGGAAATATTGAGTTTTTTTGCCAATGCAGCCTGAGCATCTTCGGTATTTGGTAGAAATTCATGTAGTGGTGGATCCAGTAGACGTATGGTTACAGGGAAACCCTTCATTGCTCTAAAAATACCTTCGAAATCACCGCGTTGTAGTGGTTGCAGCTTATCCAGGGCCCGTTGTCGATCTTCAATGCAGTCCGCAAGGATCATTTCTCTCATGAAATCGATGCGATCGCCCTGAAAGAACATGTGTTCGGTTCTGCAAAGCCCTATGCCTTTCGCTCCCAATGCCACGGCCATGGCTGCTTGTTCCGGTGTGTCTGCATTGGTGCGGATGTCCAATTTGCGATGCTGGTCAGACCAATTCATAACGGTGTCGAATAGTCTAAATATATAGCTCTCTTCGGCCTGCATGGTTCCGGCTAGTACTCGGTTTACTTCGGAAGGTATGGTGGTAACCTGGCCAACAAATACTTCTCCGGTGGTGCCGTCGATGGATAGATATTCGCCTTCCTTTAGAGTGATGCCGTCAACGGAAATTGTTTTTGTTGAGTAATCCATATTCAGCATACCGGCGCCACAAACACACACTTTTCCCATCTGTCTAGCCACCAATGCTGCATGGGAACTAACTCCGCCGCGGCTGGTTAAGATACCTTCCGAAGCCAACATTCCTCTTATATCTTCGGGAGAGGTTTCGATGCGGCAGAGCACAACTTTTTCACCATTTCTGTGGGCTTCTTCGGCCATCTTTGCGGAGAAATATATTTTGCCCGAAGCGGCACCTGGCCCGGCAGGTAGACCCTGAGCTATTTTCTTGACAGACTTCTTTCCATTGGGATCGAAAACCGGTACCAGCAGAGAAGAGACCGACTCCGCAGGGATGCGAGCAATGGCGATTTCCTGAGTTATTCTGTTTTCCCCGACCATTTCTACGGCAATTCGGACAGCAGCCATGCCGGTCCTTTTCCCGTTACGGGTTTGCAGCATGTATAATTTATTTTGTTGGACGGTGAACTCGAAATCCTGCATATCCTTGAAGTGATCTTCCAGAGTGTGGCATACTTTTACCAATTGTTCGAATACGACGGGCATATCCTGTTCGAAATCAGCGATGGGTCGAGGTGTCCTTATGCCGGCTACCACATCTTCGCCCTGGGCATTTATCAGATATTCGCCATAAAAAACCTTTTCACCGGTGGCTGGATTTCTTGTAAAGGCCACGCCGGTGGCGCAATCATCACCCATATTGCCAAACACCATGGATTGCACATTTACTGCCGTTCCCCATTCGGCAGGAATGTTATACTTTCTTCTATAAATTACAGCTCGTTCATTGTACCATGATTCGAATACGGCTCCGATGGCGCCCTGGAGTTGGTCATGAATATCCTGGGGAAATTCTTTGCCAGTGGTATTGCGAATTAATGATTTATATTTATTTATTAGGTCGATCAAATTTTCTTCGGATAGTTGGGTATCATCGGAAACCTTTGCCTCATTTTTTATATTATCTATTATGATTTCAAATGGATCTCGGGAATGTTCATCCTGGGCATGAACTCCCATAACCACGTCGCCATACATTTGAATGAATCTTCGGTAGCAATCCAGGGCAAACCTTCGATTATTGGTATTGCTGGCAAGACCTTCGACGGTTTCGTCATTTAGGCCAAGGTTTAGAATGGTATCCATCATTCCTGGCATGGATTCTCTCGCACCAGACCTGACAGAAAACAGCAATGGATTGGCTTTATCTCCGAATAGTTTATTCTGTTGTTCCTCTACACTTTTTATAGCCGATAAGACATGGGGCCATAGCTGATCTGGCAATTTTTTGCCATTGGAATAATACTCGGTGCAGATTTCCGTAGGGATGGTAAATCCTGGAGGTACTGGCAGACCGATCTTAGCCATTTCGGCCAGATTAGCACCTTTCCCGCCTAGAATATTTTTCATGGAGGCATCACCATCAGTTTTGATTCCGAACTCAAATATATAATTTTTTGAAGCCATAGTAACAGCTAAAAGGATAAATTTTTATACTAAACATTACAAGAAAAATGATACGAAGAGTTTTTAAATTTTTGTTATTTACTGTATTTGAATTATTTTTAAGCATTTTTGAGTTGGAATTTCGTTAATGTCGGATGGCCAGGACATATTGCTGGAATCTGATGGGCAATTATGATGAATCTGCCAGCAGAAAGGATGGAATGTCGACAAATTTCGATGAAAAATTTGCTATATCTATGGAATTATCTAGGGAATTAATGAAATATTTATAGCATTAGCCTGTTTAATCATTTACAAGTTTTAATTGTGCTGTAGAATATTAGACTCATTGATGGCGTTAAATGTGGACGGTATAATTAACTATGAGCACAAAGGGATTGGATGGCTATTTATGTATAGTAAGTCTAATAATATCGATGGTTTTTCCGGTAAAATCTTTGGCAGTCATAGCAGAAAAAAATATGTTAATCACATGTAATTCCACAAAGCAAAATATAAAATTTACCTTAGGTGTGAATCCAGATCAAGATAGCACTAAAAATGTACAATATTTTGATGCGCCAGGTCGTATTTGTTTGAACACAGACAATGATGTTTTAAATAATAAAATTCCTTGCGATGCTAATATATATAAATCGAAAGTAAACCTGAATGGCGACAATATTTTCTACATGGCAGTCACTAAAGGAGCTGTATGCCCTATGGAATTGCATGAAAAGGTAAACAATATATTATCAAACATTTTTAATAATTGGAAAACCAAAAGTATTCCTTATATAATTACACCGGATTTAATTGCCGATGTATGTGTTCTGTCCATGAGTACCAATGCTTCGGATCCATTGTCCAATACATACGATGACAAAAGGAAAAATATTTACAGTAAGCTTGGTGGTGTTAATAAATGTCGAAATATATTAATCGCGCTCCAAAGAACTGTGGATGAGCTGATTATTGGATTTAATGATCCGAATGTGGATTATAATACATTACTCAATTATGTGGATAAATTTTCGTATATTTTTCTATGTGTAGTAATTAGTAATCAAAATAACATTGCCGAGCAAATTTGTAAATTCTGGACTGATAACCAAAATTTAAGGATCTGTGAATTCAGCGATGCTCTCCATGTTTTTATTCGTGAAGTTTTTAGGAGATTAATCCCTCGTCAAGCCAAAGGATACGGCATTTCGCAGTTCGCCATCAATCTTATTATATGGATAGAAAATTGCATACAATTAATATTGTCACCCATGAATCAAGATCGAGAATTCGTGCAACTTACACAAATAATTTCCTGTGGCAATCAATTGTTTGCCTGCAGTGGATTGTTTAGTCAAGCATATAATGAGCTGCAAAGCGTAAATTTATCCGGATCATTGCTCAATAATAATTTATTAATTAATTTATTAACAGAAGTATTAAGTCTATCGAACGAGATTTTTTCTCTGAACACGCAATTTGAGACATTAAACACGCAATTTGAGACATTAATTAATGGCTTTAATGAAAATGTGCCAGTGGCGGATCTGTCAAACATGATATCCGAATTATCGCTTATTAATCAGTTGTTCCCAAAGGTAAACCAGTTGAATGGTATCTTGAAACAGTATGCTCAGCTATTACCGCAAGCGGAATTATTAGAATTTGCAGCTTGCAAAATGCGTGATTATCATGCGCATATGAAGTTTTTATTGACGTCATTATTGGCAAATTTGTACTCATTACAATCATTGGAGGCATCGTCAAGTATAGCTGCAGGTGTAGGCAATGAGTTAAATTTTAATTATGGATTACCCAAAGAACCCTATGATCAATTTTTTACAGGATCATTCGATTCAATGAGCCAAAGGGCAGATTATAGAAATAGAAAATCTTTGAAAAGAAATACCAAAAAAGGAATCAAAAAAAACAAAAAAAGCACTTTATCGAAGAAAAATAGAAGGCGAAAAACGAAAAAAAAGTCAAATACTAAAAAATCAAGGAAAAATAGTTTGTTAAAATCAACAAAAAAAGTGAATAGAAACAAAATTTTGAGAACAAAGATAATATAGTTTCAAGATTTGTTCCATGAGATGGATTATTAATTTACGGGGGAACTTG from Puniceicoccales bacterium includes:
- a CDS encoding class I fructose-bisphosphate aldolase, translated to MNRHIKDFIDGDKQKLVEHTCKTIKKSDLHLPGPDYIDRILVHSDRSTIVLNNLARILNSGRLAGTGYTSILPVDQGIEHSAGASFAPNPLYFDPENIVKLAIEGGCNAVASTLGVLGLLSRKYAHKIPFVVKLNHNELLTYPNKHDQIYFASIDQAYNMGATAVGATIYFGSNEATRQIQETTKAFEHAHEHGLATILWCYLRNSAFSTKDNDYHTSADLTGQANHLGVTIEADIIKQKLPTNNGGFKILKFGKTHDDVYDKLTSDNPIDLTRYQVANCYMGKIGLINSGGASGQNDFNEAVMTAIINKRAGGSGLICGRKAFQRPMRDGVELLNTIQDVYLEESITIA
- the ppdK gene encoding pyruvate, phosphate dikinase, translated to MASKNYIFEFGIKTDGDASMKNILGGKGANLAEMAKIGLPVPPGFTIPTEICTEYYSNGKKLPDQLWPHVLSAIKSVEEQQNKLFGDKANPLLFSVRSGARESMPGMMDTILNLGLNDETVEGLASNTNNRRFALDCYRRFIQMYGDVVMGVHAQDEHSRDPFEIIIDNIKNEAKVSDDTQLSEENLIDLINKYKSLIRNTTGKEFPQDIHDQLQGAIGAVFESWYNERAVIYRRKYNIPAEWGTAVNVQSMVFGNMGDDCATGVAFTRNPATGEKVFYGEYLINAQGEDVVAGIRTPRPIADFEQDMPVVFEQLVKVCHTLEDHFKDMQDFEFTVQQNKLYMLQTRNGKRTGMAAVRIAVEMVGENRITQEIAIARIPAESVSSLLVPVFDPNGKKSVKKIAQGLPAGPGAASGKIYFSAKMAEEAHRNGEKVVLCRIETSPEDIRGMLASEGILTSRGGVSSHAALVARQMGKVCVCGAGMLNMDYSTKTISVDGITLKEGEYLSIDGTTGEVFVGQVTTIPSEVNRVLAGTMQAEESYIFRLFDTVMNWSDQHRKLDIRTNADTPEQAAMAVALGAKGIGLCRTEHMFFQGDRIDFMREMILADCIEDRQRALDKLQPLQRGDFEGIFRAMKGFPVTIRLLDPPLHEFLPNTEDAQAALAKKLNISEEKVRSRVQALHELNPMLGHRGCRLGVTYPEITTMQATAIFEAASNVIKEGNFVNPEIMVPLVAYKEELDSQVILIHQAAKTVMQKTGLEIKYTVGTMIELPRAALLANKIAETAEFFSFGTNDLTQTALGMSRDDSGTFLPGYIEQEIVKVNPFASIDTEGVGQLVQIACERGRVTRPNIKIGICGEHGGDPASIAFWHHIGLAYTSCSPNRVPIARIAAAQANLAKNEKK